AAAAGATGAGTCTGATGCTAGAAGACTTTGATGACCAAATCGAATCATCTGCTGCAACTGCCACTCTGTTTGGATTCCCAAGATAAAGGGATCCGTCTCGGTAGAATCCTGGTAGAAGAAAACTGATTTCCTATTCTTTTCAACCCACATGCGAATGCTAGCTTGGTCATCAAGATCCAGCTCATGGGTAGACCTCTTGATGATCATCCCAAGCTTCTGGACATACTGCGAAGCAAGACTATTGACCTTCGCATTCGAACCACAGTAACGCTGCACACCTTCTATGTGTTTCTGCAACACATTCTCCTCAGGAATGCCAAGGTAAATCAAAGACATGGTCTGCTGCTGTATTTCACTACAAATGTATGGAATCTTCTTGGCACCAGGACCGATAGCATCACGGTCGAGCGGCCCATGGCATATAAAACCAGCCTTGTTAATGTGCCGCCTTTCATGATATATGATGAGCGCGATCGAAGGGCGGGCATACAAGCGCTTCACAGCAAAATGGCAGGTGCATCCACGCATCGACTGCGGCCGAGCAGCACGGTTTCTCGTGTTCAGCCGGTATCTCCGGCTTGGCAAGATGCTCCCTCCCTCCCCATAATTCTCAGGACCAAATGAACACCAATAGCTTAAACAAACACAAAAACAGCTGAAAATTAGACTATAGATTCTCAAGAACACAAGAATCTGATTAAGTGTTTGAGAGAATCTCGAGGGGCTTACAGCCTGTATTGGAGGTATTCATCGCTTTTGTATTCCTTCAAGCTGCCCTTTTCTCTTTTCCGGCCCCTTTCGATGTGGAATCTAGTCGGGCACTCCGCGTTCGAGCATTCGCCGCTTATGAATGCATCGACACGAGCATAGGGAATGAGAGCTACATCATCGACGTGGTGTTCGGTGGTTCCGAACTTGGTCCAGGTCAAGTCGGCGGCCGAGAACTCCTCGTCCGGAGGATCTTGAACCGGTATGTCGTCAATCGAATCTTTTACCTCCATTTACTTGTTTTATGCTTTCAAGAACTTAGAGTTACGACCATACCATCTACAAAAATTCGAGCAAAATTATCGAATTGGAAAAATTGATCGATGGCAAATGTCAAACAGAATATcgaattaaatttttctttgtttatctGTGAAACTTTTGACACGGGAAATTAAGGAGAAAgtaaaaagggagagagagctagggttagggttccgGTGGtgaagggttagggttttgttAGGAGAGGAGAGTTTCGTACCTCGGGGGGCGTCGGCGACAGCGGTGATGGAGAGATAAGGAGAGGTTGGGGAAGGCCTCGAGAGGGGGGGGGATTTAGCGAACAAGATGGGATGAGGGCCCTTTCTCGTCGGGGCAGGGGCGCCGGCGAGGATTGAGGGCGAGGGATGGGGAGGGGGAAAAGAGTAGGGGTTTGGGGAGGCAAATGAGCAAACAGTCGGCGGACCTTCCTGGTAATTAGGTTTCGAGATCTTTGTAGCTTGCACGCCAAATCGGGTCGAGTCTGGGCCACCCGGCCCATCTTGACCTCCATCCTCATTAGCAAAAGACTATAAGGGGTTCGCAGCAATGTTTTGAAACCAGACTCGAAGGCAACTTGGTTCGACCGATATCATGCATGATGTTgtaaacatatttttattttcaaaaattatgaaaaataaaaaaaaaaaaagaagaagaagaaaaaaaatcagaaaaataaagaaaattatccaaaaaatatataattatttcgTTGCCTCAGAATCCTGCATAGGGAGAAAATTTGATTTTAGGGTGCGAGGCGGTCAAGTATATAATAAATGCCGACAAACCGTAAGGTCTAGCAAAGTCTCGATGTTTCATGTATATTGATGATTAGGGTTGGTTatccttatataaaattaaaagttAGATGATGGCAAGCTGAATGGTATAATCCGACGATTGATGGGTATGAAGGaagatttattcttttttttcgcACTATAATAATCCAGAATCTTTCATAAAAGAACTAACCAACAAGATGTCATTTAAAATCCTTAGCCTATATAGTACCTAAGAACTATCTAATATATAACCCATGTGAACTAAATACACATCTGCATGAGTTCTTACATATGCGAAAGATAGAACTGAGCTCTAGTTAATTGATATCTCAATTTTTCGTAGCCAAGATAATCGCTTAgcgaatttttataaaaaataaattaaacaacTAAGTTGCTATATATAACAAAAGCCAACCAATGCAATACAATCAAGATTAATTGTTGTTCATGAAAATGACTTCAGTGTTTAATACAATACAATAAATCCAGTATCCATCATTTTGCCTACATCTATTTCTCCCCTACTatctccttctcttcccctctctctctatatTTGTTTTCATTGCTGTGAACCCCATTCCACCCCTTTTGGTTTTCCCTCCCTTGTTCCCTCCCTCGTCCCCtgcttctctcctcctctttcttgtCTTTCCTTCTGCCTCTTTTGTGCCTTTGAGCACCCGCTTTGCCTCAGCGtctattttatttccttgtgtGGCTGTGAGCCTCTCTCCGCTTCCTCATTCTTTTAAAGCCGAATATCATGTGATCAAGCCTAACAAGCTTAATAAGAAATAATGCCACATTTGTGACATATGTGGAATATGCAACTGCCACACAATATGTTTCTTTGACCGGTCAtactttatttttcttgatttataTCACAATCAATTTTTAAGAGTAATATCAAATAAGAAAAATGGGATTAGATCTAAATTTTTTCATGCATGGACCATGATTCTTCTCATAAGCCATAGAGACTTCATCATTGAGTAAAGCCCATGATGTCAATCTATTGTTGTTAATTTTGATGCAGCCTACAACTCATAGTGATTCAACAAAACCCATTATTCATCAAGATGAAATTATTTTTCTCTATTATTTGATAGGATTGCACTATGTTAATTGGTTCTAGACCATGTTGATCCATCATAAATGTCAAGGTCCTTGGACAATTTattgatttagttttatggtagAGGGCCCCTAATAAAAGTTCAAACGgttaaaaaatgataataactCTTACTAAAATTTGCAATATGGATGAAAACTATTGTTTAGGAGTTATTCTTTATGTTGgtcattttaaaatatttttgaaaaaaaaaggacaatgtATGAAAGATTCTTAAATTCTCGCATCGTCTCTCTATTTTGTAAAAGAAATTTcgtaacagaaaaacaaaatagaGTCTTTGGGGTGCGCAATGCCCTCGACACCACAACTACCACTGTCGTCGGTCATCCTCCTAATGGATGGCCAGCGATCCTTTCATCTAAGGTATCCATTATTGCCCCAACATCTATGCCACTGTCATTCAAAGACTTTGCTCCCTCTTCGTTCAACGGGGTGATCAATGATGACCTCATGGGTCATAGCATCGTCGATCGAAGTTgcaatggaggaggaggaggaggaggagagtttTTGGTTCTTGGTGCCATGGTCCCTGGTATCTCGAAAGAGTGGATGTGAGAAGGAAGGACATGCACGAAGTTTCGGACATGAGATGAATCTCTCAACTTTGTTGTAATCTAGCATAATGTTTGACTAGCAGCTAAAGTTTCCATCATTGCATCATAGCAAAAATCTCAGTGCCTCGAGCTGAATTCGATAGCCCAACAAACACGCGTGCCATAAAAAGATTTAACCCGAGTCCGCCCCTCCCATGAGGTCTATACGAAACAAAAGTCCATGTGCATACAAAGAAAATCATATCGACCGGGCTTACTTTTTTGCCACATTACCTAAAAATTTGGAAACTCGAGAGCCATATTGGGATTGATCTCTGCTTCCTAGTAGATTCTGTCCATCTCGTAACTTAATAGAAAATAGCAGGGTTATTTAGAGGATTACAAAAGTTTTGTATTTATTTTCAAATACAGAACTTGGAGTTATGTGATACAGAGGTTAAGGTTAATGCACATTTGATGGTTTGTTCACACATGCTATAAGTTTCTTGGATACATACCCAACTGTTAGCCAGCACACACATTCAagtaaattaatttataattttcagaACGTGGTATTCATCCGTATACATTATGTGCCTAGGTGATACACACCTCGCAAATTAGTTATTCAATGACCTAATATATTTCTCCAAGTATATACATCATATTCACCAATACATAGTATATGACCAGATGATACACACTCGTCAGTTTTTACACATATTGTAAGCTTCTTTGATACATACCCGCAACAATCCAATACACACCTTTAAGTAAATCGAtatataattatcaaaatataataataacggGAATACAATCAATGATTAGATAATGCATATCTAACAAATTAGTCGTCCAGAACCTAATACATATTTCGAGGAGAAGAAAAGCTTTACAGATAGATAAAGAGAAAATTAACGAGCAAGAAAAAAGATGTAGACATACGAATAACCTCAACTCTTTACATATATATTgcaagttttttatttttattaagatATTACAAAACAAACAGACTCCATTAGTAAGGGAATTTCTGTCCCAAAATGATCTCAGGTTCCAACATTAAGATGTATATTGTACAAGGCGTGGCAAAGGAGGTAGCATGCTTCACATGATTTTCTCTTGTGCAAGCTTTGAGAGGTTTTTCGTGGGTACATGCCGCACCGCGTCATTGGCATGAACGGTGGATGATGCCCACATAAGCACGATGTTCCAAGATTCGTACTACCGAGAGTCTCGTCCATCAACGCACCTACAAGAATGGTCCCACTTGGTGATTAGACGGTGGAGGGTGAGCACCGGAATTTCGAATCCCTCTTTTTAACCTCCGCCGCGAGTGAGGGCCCAACAATTCCCAAATTCCCGATCCCCCATCGTTTTTTTCCACTCCTCTTTTCTTTCGCCCAAGCATTTGCAATTTTATTTCCATTTCTAtccctctatatatatatatgagcaaCCGGTTGCCGCTTGTTAATTGTCGCTTATCTTCCCTTCGAGCCCTAGAGAAAGCTACCAGTCTCAACGCCTCTTCGTCCCTGAATCCTTGAGCCCTCTCAGTCTTGGTTTATGAGGTAAAATTAGATAAAATTTCCTATTCTTTTCGTCTTTGATCTATCGCAGTTGTGCCGATCTTGGTGTTGTTTCTCGTTTCTCTCGTTTTCTTAGATTTCCTTGAGGTTTCAGGCAGATCTTCTGCTTCGGTTCTTTGTTTATAGATCTGTCTTGTGTCAGCTTTTGATGGGATCTGGGGAGTTGTTTTCCTGTGAGAAAGATCCGATCTTGGTGGATTTAGTGTGTTTGAGGACTCGGATTTGTTTTCTATTCGTGCTGATGGCATCTGATTGCGAGATGATTGTTGATTCGGTACGGGGGTGAGATTTTGTGGATAGAAAGGATTTTCTTGatatattcttttattttagttGAGGTTTTGGCTGACTTGTTGGAATTTTTTGATACAAAGATCCGATTTTGGTTGATTTAACGACTTCAAaaacattatttatttattatttatacaCTGCATGTTgacagtttttttttcttttgattccttgTGCAGCTCCAAGGAGAAACCTACTCTCGGGTACGCTGgctttttttctcctttaatTTCTACATATTATTACATATATTCCTCTTTaaaagaaattaacttgaatgaTTTGCTGCATGATATGGGATTGGAGAAGCACCTTTTGCAtggttattattttaatttagctGTATCTGTAATTTTTGATTCGTATCCtaccttcttgtggttgatacaATTGATGGACGTGAGGGAATATGAATCCAATAACCCCAAGGGATAGTGTTTCAGGCATCCAAACAGATTAGGTTTTGGGAAAGACATTTTGTTCCCCTATTATCCTTCTTTTATGTCCATTCTCATTATATGATTCTCCCAAATCATGTTAGTGTGACTTTAAGTGCCTAATGTTAGCTAATtatttaaaaggaaaaatattatatatcttCATACGTAGAGATGAGTTGACTCTATCTATATATTGCTCTACCAATATCTGAAAAAGGTTTTCTTGGGCATTGGACATTAAATTCTCTTGTATCTCCTCATATAGTTAAAACCTACATCCATTTGTTATCGACTTTTTGGGCCTTCCATGCATCTTTCGACAATTTCTAGCCATAGGCATTCTTAAACAACTTTAGATGTTCAACATTGTTCTTGGTTCTTGAACTTATCAATTATCTCAAACCTGTCATAGTTATTAAACTATGGCCCTTTCATTTAGTTATTCTGATTTAACTTCTTAGATGCATCTATTATAATTTTAAGAAACATGTGGCTGATAATAAGGGAATAAATGAATAATGGATTACAATCCAGtgcaataattaaatttatattaGCATCCTTTATCTTAAAAATATGccagttttattttttgatgatttgATTTCCATGTATCCTGTTTTATCTCCTTTTTTTAAATTGTACTACTCCCTCATCAAGTCATGATTAGCGTCATCTATATGAGAGGCTCCAAAGATAGATCCCTTGACATGAGCACTCGGTGATGAATATATTTGTTCTCCTAATGGTTTCATAACTATCTTTCCGTAACAAGCAAATAATCTTTGAAGGgcatcacaaaaaaaaattaacaagtGGATTAGCAAGAACCAAAACCATGTGCATTTGTGAAGCAAAATTTGACATTTAGGCATTTATTCCATGGATTCAAGAACAAATATGTTTTGCTGAATTTTGCTTTAAGAAGGTAGATTATTTGATTCTTCACATTGATGAAATTTCAAGTGTTGTCTTGCTTTTTGAAGATTATTTTATCACTAGGGGAAGAAATctatgaaaaaaaaggaaaacaaatgcATCCATCAACTTAGTGGTGTTAATATTGGGGGTCTTCCTATGGATCTAGAAGGACTATCCACATAGAccgttaatttttattttttaaaaatgattcacttttcttttcttttcttttctttcttttctttcttttcttttcttttcttttcttcttcttcttcttcttttttgcagAGATGGTCTGGTTTGGACTTCACTAAACCATTACACCCCTACAATTAAATGCACGGGCACATTTAGCTAAATTTCACATTTTGATAGTGAATGCACATATAATATAGGGTGGACCCCATGTACAAATGTTGTTTTAATATTTACTGGTTAGGGCTATTGTGGGGACTTGTgtgggcatgtatttagtcctaccTCGGTTATGAATTGTGTAGATCTTAGTTATTTATGTAAGGCCAAGGAACCTAGATTAGTTTTGACTAGGCTTTTTGGACAAGATCCTAGATCATTATGGCTATGATCCAAAGATGTTCAAAATGGATTGTTTTTgctgaaagaagaaaaagaaaaaaaattgtcttGTGTTTACAAAAATGGATTTTTCGTGTAAAATTCCTACCTTAATCTTTTATACTCAAAAATTGAGTTAATATCTTGAGTTGCAAGTTTGCAGTTCTCTAAATCCTTTTAATtgctgagtttttttttttgatttgataaATAAGTTTTACATATATCTTTTTTCAATTAGTGTCCATATGTCCATGATGCTAGTGACGACTATCTTTCTCTGTACTATTTTTCTCAGTCTATTGGATAGTATCTTTTGGTTGTAGGCTAAGTTATTTGCTAGTGATGTAATATTAGTTGCATCTTTTGTTATGGGCTAGTAGCCATGTGAGATGCTCCCAGTTCTATGCtgtcttttgttttgtttttttagtaTTTAATATTATTCAGGATGCTGGTAATACATTATCAAAAAACTAATCCTAATACTAATTTCTCATGCAGAGGTACACGGATCAAGACCCGCAAACGGAATATAGCTGCACCTTTGGACCCTGCAGCTTTTGCGGATGCAGTGGTCCAGATATATCTGGATAATGATGGTGATCTGGTAAAGCTTCCTATGTTGAACTGTTTTTCAATTTCTTGTTACGAGAATATATCACAAATAAGCAGCAGAatggaaaatactaattttgttGTGGCTCAGCTTTTAAAGTTGCAAAATTCCTTTAGTTTTCTGTTTATATAGAAGTTTGTGAATAGTTTGGTGGATAATTCTGAAATGATCTATGGAGATTTCCTTAGTTAATTGTCACAGTAGGTTTTCTTTACTAGTTATGCATGTGCGTTGGTTTAGATGATTCTCACGGGCTTGCTTTGGCAACGTACTGTTGGAATAGATTGATTAATTGTTTGCTGAATGTAAATTAGTTCTGATTGGCATCCTCATCTAATGGTCAATAAGTGGTCTTTCCTGTTGTTTCACTGTGTTCTTGTTGTTGACAGGAACTTGTTGCCAAAAGCATCGAATCTTCAGATCTTAACTTCTCACGATATGGTGACACCTTTTTTGAGGTAATTCGAGATATTCCTTTATTATGAATGTGTTGTAATTGCTTTGGTTTTTTCAGGTGCTTGCTTGCATGTCTGTGTGCATGCATGTAAATGCACATGAACTGATTTTTGCAGTAGTTGACAATATTTTCTACAGAGTTACTTTGTTAGTTTGTGAATTTTTTAGAAGTGAGATGCAGATGTATGAAGAAATGAAGTTTCTTTCAAGAAACTGTCAGAGAGTTCATGGATAGTTGCAAGCATTTATTTGAATTAAATCAATAGTTAAACTGTCCATTTGAATACTAAAGGCATATGAACATTACTAGAAAAGGTTTGGCATACTCTCACTCAAATATAATCATATATTCATGCATTGAAGATTTAGCTTGATCCATGCTATATCACTGTAGAACCAAAACCAATAAAACAACGACAACCAGTAAAAATTTTCCTCTTTTCCGCCTTTGCTGGTTGATCTCAGTAAAAATCGAGATTTGGGTACATAGTCATTACAGTATCAATTTGCCAGGAACTTTTTTGGAACTCATCTTTGTCTTACTTGTTTTTTATTGGGAAAAAATGAAGGCTGAGATCCAGAACCTCTGATTAGTATGTTGCAGCATTTAAGCCTAATTTTGATTGCACATGGTTTTTCCAGCTTTAAAAATGCTATAAAAATTGGGAAATATTTCAGGAAAGATAAGAAAATGAAAGGTGAGAAGACAAAGATGGGATGAGGATGTGGGACCAATTATGGATAGCATACAATACGTGGAAGGACTTACTGCAAGGATTAAATTAGGAGGTTTATGGATTGCTTTCTGTCCTGAATTTGTAAATGAGAtagcagaaatcaaatttcagatTAAGGTCAAACAAAAGGCGTATAAAAATCTTCCCAACAGTTTTGGTGGTAGGGAAACATGGGGGGTATGGGATTCTCAACATTTTGGGTTGAATAGATTGACCTGCataagaaaatagaaaagagaGAAGGCGCGCCAACCAGGCCACAAGAAATCCTTTCTTGCAAAAGaaattatgtatttgttttcgtCAATCCCTAATTGTATACTTTTTAGCTCTCCCTACAAGTAAACTAGGGCTCTTTTAATCAGAAAGTAGATCTTCTAGAGAAATCAGCAAGCAACCCATTGTCTTTCTACTTATTTGATTCCAATCAAGATCCAAAAAATCGGGTTGTAGTCTATACCCAACCAACCCTTATTGGCCCAACCAGGACTTCTAAAAGAAACAAATGAGGAAGGCTATGCATTGGTCATTGTTCACATTATTGTAGCATACCAGAGAAAAGACATCTAATTTCATTATAGAACTCTATGGTATAAAGAATTGATTAAACATGAAAAGGACTGATGATGGTAGACTTCTATTGCTGATCAGGCTGCCAAATTGCATTTGATTGCAGTCTTATGGCATGAACATGAGTCCAGAGAATGCTCCAGCATCGGATGGGGGGAGGCACACGGCTTAATGCACTTCAATAGATTATtatctttttattaaataaaccCCTGGTTATCTACTTAAAATACGACTAAGGGTTAGCTTTCTGTGGCTTAAACAATTTAATGGAATTAGGCAGTAAGTTGGGTCAAAAACAAAACGGGAAGGCTCAACATGTAAACATGGCCGACTGcaatttttttcataatataacattgcGAAGTTGTTAGACTAAGATCATCTAATATGGTGACAAGGTTTACAATACTGAGTGAATTCAATGAATATCACTACTAATTTCATGCATTTTCATGAATTCATGAGCCTGATTAATTCTACATTTGATGTTGAAGGCCGTTATCATAGTCAGCTTGTGACAAGCTGCATGCCAGTTTACTGTTAGGAGTACTCTATATACGGTTGAGGCTGACTATGTAAAATATCATATGCCACAGTTGGTACAGAGTTTCAAGTATCAGTATAATCATAATGTTATTTGAATTATTGAAACTTATTCACTTATTATTGAATTTCTCTacaattttattaatttttctataGGCTTCTCTAATCGATTGCCAAATAAAATCTTTATTATAGCATGTCAACAATGTCAACCACCATCACCGCAAACACAGCAAGCTTTCTTTTGCCGGTCATATTAAAAATATAGTGGAGATGATCACTTAGTTCAGATTTATGCAACTTCTGCACAGCACTAAGTTTAAGTTATCTTTGCATTTAGTATAATGATTTCCATTTACAGGTCAcagtgaagccatatgattaAATCTAATAACGGAGATTGAAGTTCAGTCAACTTAAAGGGATTTTATTGCAATAGATTGATGCATGCTTTCTGTGGCGAATgattttacttttttatttCATATGAAGAGATGTTACTTTACTTTGAAATCTTTATTAACATATACTGCTAACTTTAGTTCCTTGTTGCAATCTATTGATCTTTTTAAATTACACCACATGGAAAGCCACATGTTGGGCAAAGGTGATGCTGTGTTGATTCTAGGTTGGGGGATGTTGTGAGTTCTTTAGTGCTTAGATATCAATGTTGTGGCAGTAACGAAGCAATATCTCCTGCCATGTGTCTCTGTTGGACTTAAGTATGTCATCAGTTAAAATGTTTATATCACTCTGATTTTGCATCAAGTTGATGCATATCCAAAATTTTGTGAATTCCATATCAAcatcaaaattctaattttatcTTGTGTTTGACTGCAGGTGGTCTTCACTGGAGGCCGTACCCAACCTGGCACAATAAAGCCAGATGAAGGAGAAAGACACTCCTATTCTGTTTTAGATTGTGAGCCTAAACGTGAAGCTATCTTGCCATCTGTTCTCTATATACAGAAAATCTTGCGTCGGAGGCCCTTTATGATAAAGAGTCTTGAAAATGTTATGCGGAAATTCTTGCAGTCTTTGGAGCTTTTTGAGGAGAATGAGAGAAAGAAGCTTGCTATTTTCACAGCCCTTACATTTTCTCAGAAGCTATCAGGACTTCCACCTGAGACTGTCTTGCAGCCATTGCTCAAGGACAATCTTGTGGCCAAGGGGCTAGTTCTTTCATTCATTACTGATTTCTTCAAGGAATATCTGATTGAAAACAGTCTAGATGATCTTATATTGCTTTTGAAACGAGGTAAAATGGAGGATAATCTCCTTGATTTCTTCCCAACTGCAAAACGCTCTGCCGAGGGCTTTTCTGAGCATTTCACGTAAGTCTTCCATTTCCATCAGATATTCTTTATCTTTAAAAAGTTCAACCAATACTTTAAAGTGTACTTATTAGTTACCTATTGAAAATCTTGATATGTGCACCTATTGAAAATCTTGACATGTGCAAGGTACCCTAAATCAGATAATGTAGAGATTATTGGCAGTATAGAACATCTTATTATGTGATGTTTAGATGTTAAGGTGCCCTTTGTTCTGTTTACATGTAGCGGTGTGTTTCTCTGCATCTTGTTTGCTATGGGGTCATGTCTTAATATGCTTTACAACTCAGGCATATATTATCAATAGCAGACTATGTTCTGGGAGCATTTACTGTGCCTTTTAAAGTTCCAGTAGTGTTTAGGTCATTTCCAATTTGATAGTGATGAGGCATGGGTGGAGGAAGGATTTAACTTTACTAATTCTTTGTCGATGAGTGTTTCTCCATTTACATTATAATCTTCATGTTTTCATATTTTCAGAAAAGAAGGATTATTAGCTCTTGTTGAATACAATGAGAAGAAAATATTTGAGGTGAAGCTAAAGGAAATGAAATCAGCATTGACTACCCAGATTGCAGAAGAGACTGATATATCTGAAGTTATAGAGACTGTAAAACAACAGGTTAAAGATGCTAAGTTGCCTGATGTTGAGGTTGTACGCATTTTGTGGGATGTATTAATGGATGCTGTTCAATGGTCTGGGAAAAATCAACAGCAAAATGCAAATGCTGCTCTTCGCCaggttttttttcttcctaacTTGTAACTTTCTTTAGTGAAAATTCAGTAGATTCTTGGTAGCTTCTCACATTTAATAATCCATTAATGATAGCGCATAATGTATATCTGTATCTATctatatgtctatatatatgtttatGCAATGGATGTCATCTCAACCAGGCTTCATGCTGGTGCCACTCTGTTACTGTGTTACTATGCCCGATACGGTGTCCGGTTCGGCGTATCGAGTGCCGGTACGGCTCCTCCGGTACcgtacggtatggtatggtacgccATTAccttgtatgtatgtgtatgcatGTATTTATGCTTGCTCTTATACAAGTTGACCTCTAAAGTCATCACTTCGTATTGCTAGCTTTCTATGAGCAAGGTCTACCGACCCGGTACCTGGGCTTGTACTGATTGGTGAGAGATTTGGTATGATACGAGTCCACACCATGCCGTTCTAGGGTGTACAGAAACAGGGAGAGgcgaagaaggagagagagaaggggagaggaAAGAAGGGGTAGAGAGGGAGAGTGAGGTTCGGGCTGTTACAAGGGAGCTTCGAGAGCTCTAGATTCAACAATGGGGACTGAGAGATtgagaggggggagagaagTTCAAGCCATCGTAGGGGAGCTTCGAGAGCTCCGGATTTGACGATAGGGACAGAGAGAGACGGGGGGAGAAAGAGACTTACTTGTTCGGGACCTCATCGTTATCGTATGGTAGTGTTGTCAACTTGACAGGGATGGAGGG
This is a stretch of genomic DNA from Phoenix dactylifera cultivar Barhee BC4 chromosome 9, palm_55x_up_171113_PBpolish2nd_filt_p, whole genome shotgun sequence. It encodes these proteins:
- the LOC103705693 gene encoding basic leucine zipper and W2 domain-containing protein 2-like, with amino-acid sequence MSSKEKPTLGGTRIKTRKRNIAAPLDPAAFADAVVQIYLDNDGDLELVAKSIESSDLNFSRYGDTFFEVVFTGGRTQPGTIKPDEGERHSYSVLDCEPKREAILPSVLYIQKILRRRPFMIKSLENVMRKFLQSLELFEENERKKLAIFTALTFSQKLSGLPPETVLQPLLKDNLVAKGLVLSFITDFFKEYLIENSLDDLILLLKRGKMEDNLLDFFPTAKRSAEGFSEHFTKEGLLALVEYNEKKIFEVKLKEMKSALTTQIAEETDISEVIETVKQQVKDAKLPDVEVVRILWDVLMDAVQWSGKNQQQNANAALRQVRTWAKLLNAFCTNGKLELELMYKVQIQCYEDAKLMKLFPEIIRSLYDLDVLAEDTILHWFRKGANPKGRQTFVKALEPFVNWLEEAEEED